DNA from Leucobacter aridicollis:
ATCATCATCACGATGGTCGCGATCTCCTACGGCGAGCTCGCGTCGATGCTGCCCGGCGGCGGCATGGTCGGCGAGTACACGCTGCCCGCGCTCGGCCGGCTCCCCGCGATCCTCGCGGTACTCGGCGGATACCTCGTGCTTGTCTCCGCCGACGGCGGCACCCAGCTCATGGTCGCCGGAGACTCGTTCGAAAGCCTCACCGGCTTCCCCGCCGCGGCATTCTCCTTCATCCTGCTCGCGATCCTGCTCGTCCTGAACATCTCGGGCGTCGACATCTTCGCGCGCGTACAGATCCCCGTCGTCTTCGGCCTCATGGGCATCCTCGCGATCATGGGGCTCGCCGGCGTGTTCGGCTTCACGAGCCAGACCCCCGTCGACAATCCCGTACTCAACACCGACTGGGGCACACTCGCCTCGATGGGCGCCGTCGCGATCTGGCTCTACATCGGCATGGAGTTCGTTGCTCCGCTCGCCGAGGAGGTCAAGAAGCCGTGGAAGACGATCCCGGCAGCGATGATCGTCGGCGTCTGCACCATCTTCGTCGTCGATGTGCTCTTCGGGTGGGGCGCGACGCGCTTCGCCGACCTCGCCGAGATGGCAAGCTCGTCGATCCCGCACGTCGTCGGCGCGACCGCAATCTTCGGCGCCGCCGGCGGCGTCATCATGACCGTCGTCACGATCCTCGCGTCGTTCTCGACAGGCAACTCCTACCTCGCGGCGATCCCGCGCATGCTCTACGGCCTCGCCAACGAGGGCCTGCTGCCGAAGTGGCTAGCCAAGGTGAGCCGACGCACGCGCGTGCCGTGGGCCGGGATGCTCGTCACCGCGGCGTGCATGGCGTCCGTGCTGCTGTACTCGACGTTCGCGGAGGGCGGGATCGAGCTGATCCTGAACCTCATCAGCATCGCCTGCACGACCTGGCTGTTCAGCTACATCATCGCGCAGATCGACGTGATCGTGCTCCGCAAGCGCTACCCGAACGCGCGGCGCCCCTTCAAGACGCCGTTCTACCCGCTGCCGCAGATCCTCGGCATCGCGTCGTGCGTCTACCTCATCGTGTTCATCGTCCCAGACATGAGCCAGCGCATCGTCATCTGGTCGAGCGCGGCCATCATCCTCGGCGCGATCGCACTGTTCGCCGTGATCTGGCTGAAGCGCAACCGGCTCCCGCTCTTCACCCCGACCGATCTCACGCACACGCAGAACAACATCGTCGTGCGCTCGGAGAGCCTCGACGACGACGAGTTCGACTCCCCGCTCGCCGCCCCCGCCGCGCTACAGCGCGAGACCGACGGCGACGTGCGATGACGACCGCACGCGTGCGCAAGCACCCGCTCGCGGGGTCGGGGCCGATCGTCGATCGGGCCAGGGCAGCCCTCGCGCGAACCGCGACCGAGTTCGGCGAGGTCATCGCCAGCGACCAGACAACTGTCACGGCCCGCACCGCGGACGGCGTCGACGTCACGCTGAGCTACGAGGGAGGCAACTTCGTGTTCTCGCGGGTCTACAACCTCACGCTCTCGGTCGCCCTTCCGGCCGAGTCCGACGTGCCGACCGGGCTGAAGCTCTCGCACCGCGCCCGGAGCGGCCCGCAGTTCGTGCGGGCGGCCGCTGCGGCAGGCGGCGCGCTCGCCTCGCGACTCGCGGCGCTGCACCGTTCCGTCGGCGACAAGCTGCGCGGCGTCGACCTCGTCGCCGCGACGGTGTCGGGCCCGCGCACCTCGCGCACGCTCACGCTCACCCCGATGGGCGGCTCCTACGTGTGGGTGCTCATTCCGCCGGTGTTTAAGGCAACGGCGTTCCCCGCAGGCGAGCCCGAGCGACTGCTCGACATCGTCCGCGCGCTCCGCAACTGGTCCCCCCTCTCAGTCTGATTCACTCGAAAGGATCACCATGATCACCATGAACGCGGCCGTCTTCGTCGGCCCGAACGAGCCCCTCGAGCTCCGCGAGCTCACGATCCCCTCGGAGCCCGGCCCGCAGGAGGTGCTCGTGCGGCTCGCAGCGTCGGGCGTCTGCCACTCCGACCTGCACGCGCTCGACGGCGACTGGGAGACCCCGGCGCCGCTCGTGCTCGGCCACGAGGGCGCGGGAGTCGTCGTCGCCGTCGGATCCGAGGTGACCGGGCTCGAAGCCGACGACCACGTGATCCTCTCGTGGACGCCCTCCTGCCAGAAGTGCGAGTTCTGCGTCTCGGGCCGCCCCGTGCTGTGCCAGCTCGCGAACGAAACGGCCTACCAGCATGTCTTCTTCGACGGCAAGCCACGCCTGCGTGACGGCGACGAAGACGTGCGGAGCTTCCTCGCGGTCGGCTCGTTCGGCGAGTACGCGATGGTGCCGGCGTCGGCGGCGATCAAGATCCGTCGGGACGCCCCGCTCGCGCAGGCCGCCCTCGTCGGGTGCGCCGTGACCACCGGCATCGGCGCCGTCACGAACACGGCCGGCGTCGAGCCAGGCAGCACCGTGCTCGTGGTCGGCTGCGGCGGCGTCGGGCTGAACGTCGTGCAGGGCGCCCGCCTCGCCGGCGCCAAGCAGATCATCGTCGCGGACGTGAGCGCCGAAAAGCTCGAGCTCGGGCGAACCTTCGGCGCGACGCACACCATCAACAGCCGCGAGGTCGACCTCGTCGAGACCGTCATGGCGCTCACCGACGGGCGCGGCGTCGACTACGCGTTCGAGGCGATCGGCCTGCCCTTTACAATCGAAGCCTGCTACGAGGCGATCCGCCGCGGCGGCACGGCCGTCGTCGTCGGCCAGGTGGCGGACGGCGTGAAGATCTCGATCGACCCGTTTGTCATGAGCGACCAGGAGAAGCGCCTGATCGGCTCAAACTACGGGTCGAGCCGGCAATCGATCGACTTCCCAAAGATCATCGACCTCTACATGGAGGGCCGAGTCGACCTTGACTCCATGGTGACTGACCGCATTCCGCTCAGCGGCGTGAACGAGGCGTTCGCCGAGATGCGCAAGGGCCGCGGCATTCGCACGGTCATCGAGTACGACGCCTAGGGGCCCGGGCTCCCGGTTGGCCACGACCCGGCCGAAACCGCACGCACCCTCCGAGACCGCACGGCTTTCACTTAGAAAGCAGGCGGTCTCGGAGGGTGCGTGCGGTTTGGTGCGTCAGCGGCCAGGCGCGGCGGCCCAGGCGCGGCAGCCCAGGCGCGGCAGCCCAGGCGCGGCGGCCCAGGCGCGGCGGTCCATGCGCTAGGAGATGAGGTGCATGATCTCGAGCTGCACCGCAGCCGCGACGCACAGCCCGGTCGCGAGCAGCAACACGCGCACCCACGCCGGCCGGCCGCGGGCGACGATGAGTGACACGATCAGCGCGCCAATCGGCACGAAGATGGCAAGCCCGAGCAGCGTCCACGGCAGCGGCCCGAGCGCCTCACCCAGGAAGGTCGACATCCCCATGAGGTTCCCAATGCCCGCGACGACGGCGTACGCGTAGAGGGCAAGGATCACCACGGCCGCGACCCATGCAGAAACAAGCTTCGCGTTCACAGGGCGGCTCCGCTCAGAAAGACCATCGGCAGTGGGAAGGTGACGACGAGCCCGATGACGAGTGCGAGCACGAGCTTGCGAGTCTGCGTGCGTGCGAGGACCAGGGCCGAGATGAACCAGAACACGGGCGCGAGCGGGGCGATCCAGAACACGATCTGCTGGAGCACGCCGCCCATCGAGCCGCTGCCTGCGGCGACGGCCGCGTTCACGTCGGCGTAGTACTGGGCCCAGCTCATCCACACCCACGCGTAGAGCATGAACAGGCCGCCAGAGAGCCCGAGCAGCACGACGGTGAGGTTGCTCATCTGCTTCGGCCTCGCGTCGGGCTCGCTCGCGTCGTCCGCGTCGCCCCGCTCAGACGCCGTCGCGGCGGGGATGACCGGTTCGACCGGTTCTGGGATACTCGGGGCCGCTTCGACGGTCCACCCGCTTTGCAGGGCGCTCTCGCGCTCCTCGCCACTTCCGGTTCGCATGCCTTCAATGTTATCGAGCTTCGGCGCCCGCCTTCTGGGAACCGCACCCATCGCCGAAGTACTTCGCCCGCAAACCTTCAAGCCGTGTGCACCGGCATTAACTTCACCCCGCAAATCCGTTGCAAATTCGTCATCGGCGAAACGCCGCCACCGGGCTACACTTAAAGCGACTTCATAGAAATGTCGACAAAGGAATAGCACCACCGTGGTTGAACCCAAAAAGAATGCGTCCGGCAAGGCCGCGGCATCAGCAGAGTCCCCAGCAGCAGCGTCCTGGACGCCGACCGCAACCGCAAAGGCGAAGGCGACCCAGTTCAGGTGGATCGCCGCGATCCTCTGGGCAATCGCCATCGCGCTTGAGGCCGTCTCGATTTTCTGGCTGCTGCGTCAGCGCGAGTTCGTCGGCGAGGACGGCACCCTCGTCCGCAACCAGGACACGGGCCTGCTCGAGCAGCAGAATGCGACCGCGGTGTTCCCACAGTGGGCGTTCGTCACGCTGATCATCGCCCTCGTAGTCATCGCGGCGCTCGCAATCACCGGCTCGGTGCTGTGGAAGAAGGCGAACCGACTCGACCCCGCGCGCCAGTCCGAGACCGTGAAGTTCTTCGTACAGAACCAGCTGGGCGCGATCATCGCGATCATCGCGTTCCTCCCGCTCATCATCCTGATCTTCACGAACAAGGACATGGACGGCAAGCAGAAGGGCATCGCCGGCGCGATCGGCATCGTGCTCGCGCTCGCCGCAACGGCCCTCGGCATCGACTACAACCCGGCATCGGTCGAGAAGTACGACGCAGACCAGTCGACAGTCATCCATCTGCTCGGCCAGGACGAGGTCGTCTGGGTCGACGGCGGCTCGGTCTACCACGTGTGCGAGAACGTCTCCGACATTCAGACAGGCTCCGACAAGCGCACCGGCACGACCGCCGAGGCCGTCGAGGCCGGCAAGCAGCGCCTCACCCTGAAGTTCGCGAGCGAGCTGCAGAAGTGCGGCCTGAACGTTCCCGAGAACGCGTCCGATATCGAGGCCGCGCTCAAGGAGATTCAGGGCGGCGCGACCGACGTCACGCTCCCGGCCCCCGAGTGGGCGAACCCGAGCGACGCGCCGATCGTCATCGAGAACGCTCCCGCAGCATAGTCTCGAACGCATAGACGCCGCGTGGCCTCGGGGATTCCCGGGGCCACGCGGCGTTTTAGGATGGACAGATGACCGCGCACCGTTTCGACCTCGCCACGATCGGCGCCGGCCTTCCCGTCGCGCAGGCAGCGGCAGAAATCGAGGCGGCGCTCGCGACGGGTGCGGCAGTCATCACCGCCCCGCCAGGCACGGGCAAGACGACCTTCGTGCCGGCGCTCGCCGCGAACGTCGTCGCGCGGCTCACGCCCGCGGGAGACAAGCCGCAGGTGACGCTCCTCAGCCAGCCGCGCAGGGTGGCGGTCCGGGCGGCGGCGCGGCGGCTCGCCGCCCTCGACGGGAGCCCGCTCGGCGGCCCGGTCGGCTTCACCGTGCGCGGCGAACGCAGCGTCGGCGACGACACCGTGGTCGAGGCGCTCACCCCGGGCGTGCTGCTTCGGCGGCTCCTGTCAGATCCGGCGCTGGACGGCGTCGGAGCGGTCATCCTTGACGAGGTCCACGAGCGCTCAGTCGACAGCGACATGCTGCTCGGGATGCTCGCCGAGGTCCGTGAGCTCAGACCAGAGCTCATCGTCGTCGCGATGTCGGCGACGCTCGATTCGACCGTTACCGCCGAGCACCTCGCGGCCGCGGTTGTCGACGTCCCGTCGCCGCTGCATCCGCTGTCCGTGGAGTACGCTCCCTCGCCGAGCCAGCGCCTCGATGACCGCGGGGTGAGCCGAGATTTCCTCGCGCACGTCGCCGATCTCGCCGTCGCGGAGCAGGCCGCCTCGGGCAGCGACGCGCTCGTGTTCCTCCCGGGCGCGTGGGAGGTCGACGAGGTCGTCCGGCTCGCCCGTGGCCGGGCCGCAGATCTCGGATCGGGCACGGTCGAGATCCTTCCGCTGCACGGCAGGCTCCCCGCACGCGATCAGGATCGGGCCGTCTCCGGCCGGCTCCCCCACGACGCCCCGCGAATCATCGTGAGCACCGCGCTCGCCGAGAGCTCGCTCACGGTGCCAGGTCTCCGGCTCGTCATCGATGCAGGCCTCTCCCGCGAGGCCCGGCGGGACCAGGCGCGAGACATGACCGGCCTCGTGACCGTGAGCGCGTCGCGCGCGAGCGCCGAACAGCGGGCGGGTCGAGCCGCGCGCGAGGGCGCGGGCCGGGCGATCCGCGCGTACTCGGAGACGGATTTCGCCCGCATGCCGGCGGCTGTGACTCCCGAGATCCTGTCTGCCGATCTCACCGACGCCGCGCTGCTGCTCGCCGCCTGGGGCACCCCGGGTGCCGCGGGCCTGCGCCTGACAACGCCGCCGCCGCGGGCCGCGATGGCACGGGCGCTGGAAACGCTCCGGACGCTCGAACTGACCGACGCGAACGACCGGGTCACGGCGCTCGGATCGCGGGTCGCGAGTCTCCCGTTCGGCGTGCGCGAGGCCCGCGCACTGCTCGCGGGGGTGCACGACGTCCGCGATCCTGATCGCGTTGGCGAGACCGTCGCCGCGTTCTCCGGTGACTATCGCGCGAGCGACGCCGATCTCGCGGGCCTCTTGCGTGGCCTCCGCAGCGGGCGCCAGCCGGGCGCGGACCGCTGGCGCCGGGAAGCGAAGCGCCTCGCGAGGATCGCGGCCGACGAACTGCGCGGCTCCCGTGAGACGCCCGGTGGCGCGGCCTCGGACGGAGCAAGCGCCGGTCGCATCACCGCGCTCGCCCGGCCCGAGTGGATCGCCAGGCGGACGGGCGAGCACTCCCGCAGCTACCTGTTCGCGAGCGGCACCCGCGCCGCGCTCCCCGACGGCAGCCCGCTCGTTGCCTCCGAGTGGATCGCGGTGCGCGAGGTGCAGCGCGCCGAGGGGCGAGCGGCGGACGGCACCGGCGCAGTGATCCGCCTCGCCGCCGCGATGACCGCGGAGGACGCCGCGGAGATCGGTGGAACGCTGCGGTCGCGCACGCGGGTCGCCAGGTTCGATGACGGCAGGGTGCGGGTGCGCGAGGAGGATCGGCTCGGCGCGATCCTGCTGTCGGCGAGCCCCGCGTCGCCCCGCCCCGAGGACGCCGGCCCCGCGTTCGCCGCCCACCTGCAGGAGGCCGGACTCGCGGCGCTCACCTGGACTGACGCGGCCCGGCACCTGCGCGCCCGGCTCGCGCTCCTGCATCGCGAGCTCGGCGAGCCCTGGCCGGACGTCACGGACCGGGCGCTCCTCGACACCATCACAGACTGGCTCGGCCCCGACCTCGCAAGGTTAAGCCCGAAGGCGTCGCTCGCGGCCCTTGACGTCACCGGTGGGCTCCGCAGGCTGCTCCCCTGGCCGGAAGCCGTGCGGCTCGACGAGCTCGCGCCCGAGCGTCTCCCCGTCCCGTCGGGCTCCACTGTTGCCATCGACTACGCGGAGGCGCTCGACGGCGACGGCCGCCCGATCGTCGCAGTGAAGCTCCAGGAGGTCTTCGGACTCGGAGACACTCCCCGACTCGTCGGCGGGCGCGTGCCCGTGCTGTTTCACCTGCTCTCCCCCGCACGCCGGCCGCTCGCGGTGACCGGCGACCTCGCCTCCTTCTGGAACGGCCCCTATCAAGACGTGCGTCGCGAGATGCGGGGCAAATACCCGAAGCATCCGTGGCCGGAGGACCCGTGGGCTGCCGAGGCGACCGCACGCACGAAGCGGGCCATGGGGCGCTGAGCCCCGTCACAGCACACAGCCCCGGGAAGCGATGCTTCCCGGGGCTGTGTTCGTCAGCCGTTCGGCCGCGTCGTACTTAGCGCGCTGCGCTGCCGTCGACGTAGTCCGAGTCCTGCTGCTGCCATGCGAAGAGCTTGCGGAGCTCGACGCCGGTCTTCTCGATCGGGTGCGACTCCTCCTTCTCGCGGAGCGCGGTGAACTCGGGTGCGCCCGCGTCCTGGTCCTCGATGAAGCGCTTCGCGAACGCGCCGTCCTGGATGTCCTTGAGGACGCCCTGCATGCGCTCCTTCACGCCTGCGTCGATGACGCGGGGGCCCGAAACGTAGTCGCCGAACTCAGCGGTGTCCGAGATCGACCAGCGCTGCTTGGCGATGCCGCCCTCCCACATCAGGTCGACAATGAGCTTGAGCTCGTGAAGCACCTCGAAGTACGCGATCTCGGGCTGGTAGCCAGCCTCGGTGAGCACCTCGAAGCCTGCCTGCACGAGGTGGCTGGTGCCACCGCAGAGCACAGCCTGCTCGCCGAAGAGATCGGTCTCGGTCTCCTCGGTGAAGGTCGTCTTGATGACGCCCGCGCGGGTGCCGCCGATTGCCTTCGCGTACGACTTCGCCGTCTCCCACGCGGTGCCCGACGCGTCGACCTCGACTGCAATGATGTCGGGGATGCCGCGGCCGGCCTCGAACTCGCGGCGCACGGTGTGGCCGGGAGCCTTCGGGGCGACGAGGATGACGTCGACGCCAGCCGGGGCCTCGATGTAGCCGTAGCGGATGTTGAAGCCGTGAGCGAAGGCAAGCGTCTTGCCCTCGGTCATGTGCTGAGCGACGTGATCGTTGTAGATGCCACGCTGGTGCTGGTCGGGCGCGAGCAGCATGATGACGTCAGCCCACTCTGCCGCGTCTGCCACGTTCTTCACCGCGAAGCCAGCCTCTTCGGCCTTCTGGATCGACTTAGAGCCGTCCTTCAGCGCAATGACGACCTCGACGCCCGAGTCGCGGAGGTTCATCGCGTGCGCGTGTCCCTGCGAGCCGTATCCGACGATGGCAACCTTCTTGCCCTGAATGATCGACAGGTCTGCATCGCTGTCGTAGTACATTTCAGCCACTGGCCGTTCTCCTTTGTTGTGTGGTGTATGAAACTGTGAAATCTGGTGCAGCCCCGGGCGACGCCGGGACCGCGCGGCTAAACCTTGAAGACGCGCTCGGAAATCGACTTCGAGCCGCGGCCCATAGCGATGAGGCCCGACTGTGCGATCTCCTTGATCCCGTACGGCTCAAGCACGCGCAGGAATGCCTCGATCTTGCCGGAGTCGCCCGTCACCTCGATCGTGAGCGCCTCGGGCACGACGTCAACGACGCGTGCCCGGAACAGGCTCACGGCTTCGAGCACGTGCGACCGCGTCTGGTTGTCGGCGCGCACCTTGATGAGCACGTGTTCGCGCTGCACCGAGTTGCTCGCGTCGAGCTCCACGATCTTGATGACGTTGACGAGCTTGTTCAGCTGCTTGGTGACCTGCTCGAGCAGCACCTCGTCTTCGTCGACGACGACGGTGATCCGCGAGAGGCCGTCCATCTCCGTCGGACCGACGGCGAGCGACTCGATGTTGAAGCCGCGCCGAGCGAACAGCCCTGCGACGCGGGTCAGCAGGCCAGGCTTGTCCTCGAC
Protein-coding regions in this window:
- a CDS encoding APC family permease, giving the protein MTKLKRSLGFGAAYAASTGLVVSGTAMVSLGNGFGTGGLAFAIPAFIGLIIITMVAISYGELASMLPGGGMVGEYTLPALGRLPAILAVLGGYLVLVSADGGTQLMVAGDSFESLTGFPAAAFSFILLAILLVLNISGVDIFARVQIPVVFGLMGILAIMGLAGVFGFTSQTPVDNPVLNTDWGTLASMGAVAIWLYIGMEFVAPLAEEVKKPWKTIPAAMIVGVCTIFVVDVLFGWGATRFADLAEMASSSIPHVVGATAIFGAAGGVIMTVVTILASFSTGNSYLAAIPRMLYGLANEGLLPKWLAKVSRRTRVPWAGMLVTAACMASVLLYSTFAEGGIELILNLISIACTTWLFSYIIAQIDVIVLRKRYPNARRPFKTPFYPLPQILGIASCVYLIVFIVPDMSQRIVIWSSAAIILGAIALFAVIWLKRNRLPLFTPTDLTHTQNNIVVRSESLDDDEFDSPLAAPAALQRETDGDVR
- a CDS encoding Zn-dependent alcohol dehydrogenase; the encoded protein is MITMNAAVFVGPNEPLELRELTIPSEPGPQEVLVRLAASGVCHSDLHALDGDWETPAPLVLGHEGAGVVVAVGSEVTGLEADDHVILSWTPSCQKCEFCVSGRPVLCQLANETAYQHVFFDGKPRLRDGDEDVRSFLAVGSFGEYAMVPASAAIKIRRDAPLAQAALVGCAVTTGIGAVTNTAGVEPGSTVLVVGCGGVGLNVVQGARLAGAKQIIVADVSAEKLELGRTFGATHTINSREVDLVETVMALTDGRGVDYAFEAIGLPFTIEACYEAIRRGGTAVVVGQVADGVKISIDPFVMSDQEKRLIGSNYGSSRQSIDFPKIIDLYMEGRVDLDSMVTDRIPLSGVNEAFAEMRKGRGIRTVIEYDA
- the hrpB gene encoding ATP-dependent helicase HrpB, which produces MTAHRFDLATIGAGLPVAQAAAEIEAALATGAAVITAPPGTGKTTFVPALAANVVARLTPAGDKPQVTLLSQPRRVAVRAAARRLAALDGSPLGGPVGFTVRGERSVGDDTVVEALTPGVLLRRLLSDPALDGVGAVILDEVHERSVDSDMLLGMLAEVRELRPELIVVAMSATLDSTVTAEHLAAAVVDVPSPLHPLSVEYAPSPSQRLDDRGVSRDFLAHVADLAVAEQAASGSDALVFLPGAWEVDEVVRLARGRAADLGSGTVEILPLHGRLPARDQDRAVSGRLPHDAPRIIVSTALAESSLTVPGLRLVIDAGLSREARRDQARDMTGLVTVSASRASAEQRAGRAAREGAGRAIRAYSETDFARMPAAVTPEILSADLTDAALLLAAWGTPGAAGLRLTTPPPRAAMARALETLRTLELTDANDRVTALGSRVASLPFGVREARALLAGVHDVRDPDRVGETVAAFSGDYRASDADLAGLLRGLRSGRQPGADRWRREAKRLARIAADELRGSRETPGGAASDGASAGRITALARPEWIARRTGEHSRSYLFASGTRAALPDGSPLVASEWIAVREVQRAEGRAADGTGAVIRLAAAMTAEDAAEIGGTLRSRTRVARFDDGRVRVREEDRLGAILLSASPASPRPEDAGPAFAAHLQEAGLAALTWTDAARHLRARLALLHRELGEPWPDVTDRALLDTITDWLGPDLARLSPKASLAALDVTGGLRRLLPWPEAVRLDELAPERLPVPSGSTVAIDYAEALDGDGRPIVAVKLQEVFGLGDTPRLVGGRVPVLFHLLSPARRPLAVTGDLASFWNGPYQDVRREMRGKYPKHPWPEDPWAAEATARTKRAMGR
- the ilvC gene encoding ketol-acid reductoisomerase translates to MYYDSDADLSIIQGKKVAIVGYGSQGHAHAMNLRDSGVEVVIALKDGSKSIQKAEEAGFAVKNVADAAEWADVIMLLAPDQHQRGIYNDHVAQHMTEGKTLAFAHGFNIRYGYIEAPAGVDVILVAPKAPGHTVRREFEAGRGIPDIIAVEVDASGTAWETAKSYAKAIGGTRAGVIKTTFTEETETDLFGEQAVLCGGTSHLVQAGFEVLTEAGYQPEIAYFEVLHELKLIVDLMWEGGIAKQRWSISDTAEFGDYVSGPRVIDAGVKERMQGVLKDIQDGAFAKRFIEDQDAGAPEFTALREKEESHPIEKTGVELRKLFAWQQQDSDYVDGSAAR
- the ilvN gene encoding acetolactate synthase small subunit, encoding MARHVLSLLVEDKPGLLTRVAGLFARRGFNIESLAVGPTEMDGLSRITVVVDEDEVLLEQVTKQLNKLVNVIKIVELDASNSVQREHVLIKVRADNQTRSHVLEAVSLFRARVVDVVPEALTIEVTGDSGKIEAFLRVLEPYGIKEIAQSGLIAMGRGSKSISERVFKV